Proteins encoded together in one Plasmodium brasilianum strain Bolivian I chromosome 4, whole genome shotgun sequence window:
- a CDS encoding asparagine--tRNA ligase, with amino-acid sequence MSIKIDEAVLEKAKKFQKANEEEIELKKLKPLTEGLLSPGLNLLRVSEKGCRNRIKICNVLNIPSNEEEYKDDSRKNIYIDKVITVCGWSKAVRKQGGGRFCFVNLNDGSCHINLQIIVNQNIENYEKLLKCGVGCCFRFTGKLILSPIQNEEKKGLIKQSVELALNDNSQHSFEIYGENLDPHKYPLSKKNHGKEFLREVAHLRPRSYFISSVFRVRNALAIATHLFFQSRGFLYIHTPLITTSDCEGGGEMFTVTTLLPENGNVNAIPRTKRKGEKREDGISASTVDTISTVHTTDTPIYAATSASTTTISHGCEGGEKSQIDYKKDFFSKQAFLTVSGQLSLENLCSSMGDVYTFGPTFRAENSHTSRHLAEFWMIEPEIAFSDLYDNMELAEAYIKYCISYVLNNNFHDIYYFEENVENGLIKRLKNILDEKFAKITYTNAIDLLLQFSYMFEVPVKWGMDLQSEHERFIVEQIFKKPVIVFNYPKDLKAFYMKLNDDQKTVAAMDVLVPKIGELIGGSQREDNLQILDKMIIEKKLNMDSYWWYRQLRTYGSHPHSGFGLGFERLVMLVTGVDNIKDTIPFPRYPGNAEF; translated from the coding sequence ATGAGTATAAAAATAGACGAGGCAGTTTTAgagaaagcaaaaaaattCCAAAAAGCAAATGAAGAAGAGATCGAATTGAAGAAACTAAAACCTTTGACAGAAGGGTTATTAAGTCCTGGTTTGAATTTGTTAAGAGTAAGTGAAAAAGGATGCAGGAAccgaataaaaatatgcaacgTTTTAAATATACCATCAAATGAAGAGGAATATAAAGATGAttcaagaaaaaatatatatattgacaAAGTAATAACAGTATGTGGTTGGAGTAAAGCAGTTAGAAAACAAGGAGGCGGTAGATTTTGTTTTGTAAATCTAAATGATGGTTCTTgtcatataaatttacaaataattgTTAATCAGAATATAGAGAATTATGAGAAATTGTTAAAATGTGGTGTAGGATGTTGTTTTCGTTTTACaggaaaattaatattatcacCTATtcaaaatgaagaaaaaaaaggattaatCAAACAATCTGTAGAATTAGCATTAAATGATAATAGTCAACACtcttttgaaatatatgGTGAAAATCTTGATCCACACAAATATCctctttcaaaaaaaaatcatggaaaagaatttttaagaGAAGTTGCACATTTAAGACCACGTAGTTATTTTATCAGTTCTGTTTTTCGAGTAAGAAATGCTTTAGCAATAGCtactcatttattttttcaaagtaGAGGCttcttatatattcatactcCTTTAATTACCACATCCGATTGTGAAGGCGGAGGGGAAATGTTTACAGTAACCACGTTGCTTCCGGAAAATGGAAACGTTAACGCGATCCCAAGGACGAAAAGAAAGGGGGAAAAGCGCGAAGATGGAATTTCTGCTTCCACAGTTGACACCATTTCTACGGTTCATACAACTGATACGCCTATCTATGCTGCTACCTCTGCTTCTACTACCACTATATCCCATGGTTGTGAAGGTGGGGAAAAGAGTCAGATAGATTACAAGAAGGATTTCTTTAGTAAGCAGGCATTTTTAACAGTGAGTGGACAGCTGTCCTTGGAAAATTTGTGTTCATCCATGGGGGATGTATACACATTTGGTCCAACTTTCCGCGCTGAGAATTCACATACATCGAGACACTTAGCGGAGTTTTGGATGATCGAACCAGAAATTGCTTTTTCTGATTTATACGATAATATGGAATTAGCTGAAGCGTACATAAAATACTGTATATCGtatgtattaaataataattttcatgatatatattattttgaagaAAATGTGGAAAACGGGTTAATAAAgagattaaaaaatatactggATGAGaaatttgcaaaaattaCTTATACAAATGCTATTGATTTGTTACTACAATTTTCGTACATGTTCGAAGTACCAGTAAAGTGGGGTATGGATTTACAATCAGAGCATGAACGATTTATAGTAGaacaaattttcaaaaagcCTGTAATCGTTTTTAATTATCCTAAGGATTTAAAAgctttttatatgaaattaaatgATGACCAAAAGACTGTTGCTGCTATGGATGTACTCGTTCCCAAAATAGGAGAACTTATAGGAGGCTCACAAAGAGAAGATAACTTACAGATATTAGACAAAATGATTAttgaaaagaaattaaatatgGATAGCTATTGGTGGTATAGACAACTAAGGACATATGGATCCCATCCTCATTCTGGTTTCGGCTTAGGTTTTGAACGACTAGTTATGTTAGTAACAGGTGTCGATAATATTAAGGATACCATTCCTTTTCCGAGATACCCTGGGAATGCGGAGTTTTAG
- a CDS encoding tyrosine kinase-like protein: MGKRTRCANSYIKTSGGVFIGCIENEKKNGWGININNNGNKYEGLFENDKKNLFGSELLCCLYSHNYKYKRKSGEENSEEEFEKGNICLYENRYIYIGSYKEGKKHGNGILIDYNSYAMYSCIFLRNEIIYKDILFSSVPNFPSQDGKSNSLSLFYEKKENEENNIFSNFNANINANINANMNANINANINANINANINANMNANMNANMNANMNANINAHLNTDSNKNRAKKKIIMNSSGANEKSKKENDICVFIENQYKRNIFNYVSFYKHIMQKMKRVGFNELFSYSKLKKEVYFEDLKGKKKKEKERTEKEKKEKINKKKENKEKEKIEKEKKKKIVRDDAVLLKNWKDKEKGSCTNKLQLMYNKYKNGMNIQETHEQVMEQKNDEEKKSFYKKQVNEFFLNKELQNNFENVQVNKRMIEYIGKIKSTGPLSNEEKNAYNFLSSGVTNEIMKENEDTYENNSLPLVCNGGNTRRGGSNNNNLNMTKSVEHLIKIKEYEEKSTYNNIISYNMGKDISIAYWNNLSDDEKKACVLVDGEEKEELNGKEKKKKKLLPCFISKEKIATPTVLSNTENEKGCDDSSLSFCNFEFISSKKNKNKKMEGGTEMEGGTEMEGEIKMEGEIKMEGEIKMEGEIKMEIEGGRLDNSMLQKSNSKIDFPEDVESCTSVRHSSINNSTSVLIKKKRNYANNYAYNDTTRNNTSSGISCVGSEVNGCVGSGGCDDDYIDNGSGSCNSSSSSNNSCFDYNIGINCQKKGHIIERDSGQGKSGSFDDGNGSYNSSWGKTRMNNSCVGHVNGKYRAKYGRKSSKGERNYGNGGGSSSSSGSSNDNNNNENNKSYNYSCNRSCSCSCSCSCSGSRSCSRSCSCSRSRSRSCSRSCSCSRSRSIRDSNSFLNMKSDEGVRKEIEGLLPKYLRREKRQKCLSRAQNCVYWNVFELSYFLFLISIPKKIIEIFIINQIDGYCLKYLENKVLKKMGIYDKIIKKYILLSIQYLLRLREKYKYKKKSKGLNVIIDKNFTLNKKKVQFIKLIGRGGYSNVYRCIYGDKLLTYNDYFYIKYSINNIALKICIDKKYSYEFFSELQILSSLRHPNVSLFLGGLKSPQGIALEYIRCGSLFDIIHKHKVKIKIYDIIKMCKDITSFMCFLHYKGILHCDLKSSNILLSVSGEIKICDFGLSVQNFYQKPKFLGIVGTYQWTAPEILRGEGYTQEADIYSFGVILWELLHCRIPFNDLKHPLDIIAHVGYANKQLAINRNLPKNIRYILNRCLHRNKRKRKSFFFWSEYFDLLHKMYSVDVEERLNFFFA; encoded by the exons atggGAAAAAGAACAAGATGTGCAAacagttatataaaaacaagcGGAGGAGTGTTTATAGGATGtatagaaaatgaaaaaaaaaatggttggggtataaatattaataataatggaaataaatatgagggattatttgaaaatgataagaaaaatttatttggTTCAGAATTGTTGTGCTGTTTATACAgtcataattataaatataaaagaaaaagtggAGAAGAAAATAGTGAAGAAGAATTTGAAAAAGGCAATATATGTCTTTACgaaaatagatatatatatataggcagttataaagaaggaaaaaaacatGGAAATGGAATTTTAATTGATTACAACTCCTATGCTATGTATAGCTGCATATTTCTAAGAAATgagataatatataaagatattttattttcgtcAGTTCCTAATTTCCCATCACAGGATGGCAAATCGAACTCgctttcccttttttatgaaaaaaaagaaaatgaagagaacaatattttttcaaattttaacGCAAACATTAACGCTAACATTAACGCTAACATGAACGCGAACATTAACGCGAATATTAACGCGAATATTAACGCGAATATTAACGCGAACATGAACGCGAACATGAACGCGAACATGAACGCGAACATGAACGCGAATATTAACGCACACCTTAACACAGacagtaataaaaatagagcaaaaaaaaaaattattatgaacagttcagGTGCGAATGAAAAGAGTAAAAAAGAGAAcgatatatgtgtatttatagAGAATCAGTATAAAAggaacatttttaattatgtcagtttttataaacatataatgcaaaaaatgaaaagggtAGGCTTCAATGAATTGTTTTCATATTCCAAGTTGAAAAAAGAGGTATATTTTGAAgatttaaaaggaaaaaaaaaaaaagaaaaagagagaacagaaaaggagaaaaaagaaaagataaataaaaaaaaagagaataaagaaaaggagaaaatagaaaaggagaaaaaaaaaaaaattgtacgtGATGATGctgttcttttaaaaaattggaaaGATAAGGAAAAAGGCAGTTGTACAAATAAGTTGCAGCTTATGtataataagtataaaaatgGCATGAACATACAGGAAACACATGAACAAGTAATGGAgcaaaaaaatgatgaagaaaaaaagtctttttataaaaaacagGTTAAtgagttttttttaaataaggagttacaaaataattttgaaaatgtaCAAGTGAATAAAAGAATGATAGAATatataggaaaaataaaatcaactGGTCCACTTTCTAATGAGGAGAAAAATgcttataattttctttccAGTGGAGTAACAAACGAAATTATGAAAGAAAACGAAGatacatatgaaaataatagctTACCACTAGTTTGTAATGGAGGTAATACTAGAAGGGgtggtagtaataataataacttgAATATGACTAAATCTGTTGAACATTTGATTAAAATTAAGGAGTATGAGgaaaaaagtacatataataatataatttcttataatatGGGTAAAGATATATCAATAGCATACTGGAATAATTTGTCAGATGATGAAAAGAAAGCATGCGTCTTAGTTGATGGTGAGGAAAAGGAGGAATTGAacggaaaagaaaaaaaaaaaaaaaaattattacctTG TTTTATTAGTAAAGAAAAGATAGCAACTCCTACTGTCCTAAGTAACacagaaaatgaaaagggCTGTGATGATAGTTCTTTGTCCTTTTGCAACTTTGAGTTTATCTCatcgaaaaaaaataaaaataaaaaaatggaaggaGGAACAGAAATGGAAGGAGGAACAGAAATGGaaggagaaataaaaatggaaggagaaataaaaatggaaggagaaataaaaatggaaggagaaataaaaatggaaatagaAGGAGGTAGACTAGATAATAGTATGTTACAGAAGAGTAATAGTAAAATAGATTTCCCAGAAGATGTGGAGAGTTGCACTAGTGTGAGACACTCCAGCATTAATAACAGTACCAgtgttttaattaaaaaaaagagaaattatGCGAataattatgcatataatgaCACAACAAGGAATAACACCAGTAGTGGAATCAGCTGTGTGGGGAGCGAAGTGAACGGGTGTGTTGGTAGTGGTGGCTGTGATGACGATTATATTGACAATGGTAGTGGCAGTTGCaacagtagtagcagtagtaataaCAGTTGTTTTGATTATAATATCGGAATTAATTGCCAAAAAAAAGGGCATATAATCGAAAGGGATAGTGGACAGGGGAAGAGCGGAAGCTTTGATGATGGAAATGGCAGTTATAATAGTAGTTGGGGTAAAACTAGGATGAATAATAGTTGTGTTGGTCATGTGAATGGGAAATATAGGGCTAAATATGGGAGGAAGAGTAGTAAAGGCGAAAGGAATTATGGGAATGGAGGAGGAAGCAGTAGCAGCAGCGGTAGTAGTAAcgacaataataataatgagaatAATAAGAGTTACAATTACAGTTGTAATCGTAGTTGCAGTTGCAGTTGCAGTTGCAGTTGCAGTGGTAGTCGTAGTTGTAGTCGTAGTTGCAGTTGCAGTCGTAGTCGTAGTCGTAGTTGTAGTCGTAGTTGCAGTTGCAGTCGTAGTCGAAGCATCCGTGATAGTAATTCTTTTTTGAATATGAAGAGCGATGAAGGAGTGCGCAAAGAAATAGAGGGTTTACTGCCTAAATATTTGAGGAGGGAAAAAAGACAGAAATGCCTTTCCCGTGCTCAGAATTGTGTATACTGGAACGTATTTGAGTTAAGCTACTTCCTGTTCCTCATAAGTATAccaaagaaaataatagaaatctTCATAATAAATCAAATAGATGGGTATTGCTTAAAATACTTAGAAAATaaggtattaaaaaaaatgggtatatatgataaaataattaaaaagtatatactATTGTCTATTCAATATTTGCTAAGattaagagaaaaatataaatataaaaagaaaagtaaaggattaaatgtaataattgataaaaattttacattaaataaaaaaaaagtacagtttataaaattaattggAAGAGGAGGATATAGTAATGTGTACAGATGTATATATGGTGATAAGCTGTTAACATAtaatgattatttttatataaaatattcaattaataatatagctttaaaaatttgtatagataaaaaatatagttatgaatttttttcagAATTGCAAATTTTATCATCTTTAAGACACCCAAatgtttctttatttttaggTGGTTTAAAAAGTCCACAAGGAATTGCATTAGAATATATAAGATGTGGTAGtttatttgatataatacataaacataaagtgaaaataaaaatttatgatattataaaaatgtgtaaagACATAACTTCATTTATGTGTTTTTTGCACTATAAAGGTATTTTACATTGTGATTTGAAATCATCGAATATTTTACTTTCTGTATCgggagaaataaaaatttgtgaTTTTGGCCTGTCTGTTCAgaatttttatcaaaaaccAAAATTTTTAGGAATTGTTGGTACATATCAGTGGACAGCTCCCGAGATATTAAGAGGAGAGGGATATACACAAGAAGCagatatatattcatttggTGTAATTCTATGGGAGTTGTTACATTGTAGAATTCCTTTTAATGATTTAAAACATCCTTTAGATATTATTGCACATGTTGGTTATGCTAATAAACAGCTAGCTATTAACAGAAACttaccaaaaaatattagataTATACTAAACAGATGCCTACACAGAAATAAACGTAAAagaaaatctttttttttttggtccGAGTACTTTGACCTGCTGCACAAAATGTACTCGGTTGATGTAGAGGAGCGTCTGAACTTTTTCTTTGCCTAG
- a CDS encoding UDP-N-acetylglucosamine transferase subunit ALG14 — MSIIFLYVNVFFFLWFILIYLKSKFWYIQNKVQNHDVEIGVVLGSGGHTFEILEILKIIKNSNINFHLFYASNDNFSKIKAENTLKNYKKNFLPIPRCRNVGESYLLSFVKFFITFIYCIFITYKMNNMNLIIVNGPGTCVPVVFSLLFRKYIFLKQIKIVYLESVCRIYSLSLSAKLLYYFSDLFVVFSEHLQKKYKKAKFYGYLF; from the coding sequence atgagtatCATTTTCCTTTAcgttaatgtatttttttttttatggtttattttaatttatttgaaaagtAAATTTTGGTATATCCAAAATAAAGTACAAAACCATGATGTCGAAATAGGGGTAGTCTTAGGATCAGGTGGACACACATTTGAAATATTGGAAATATTGaagattataaaaaatagtaatataaattttcatttattttacgcaagtaatgataattttagtaaaataaaagcagAGAATAcgttgaaaaattataaaaagaactTTTTACCAATTCCAAGGTGTCGAAATGTTGGTGAATCATATCTATTAtcatttgtaaaattttttattacatttatttattgtatatttataacatataaaatgaataatatgaatttaaTTATAGTAAATGGTCCAGGAACATGCGTACCTgttgttttttcattactgttcagaaaatatatttttttaaaacaaattaaaatagtTTACTTAGAGAGTGTTTGCAGAATATATTCCTTATCCCTTAGTGCCAAACTTCTATATTACTTTAGCGATTTGTTTGTTGTTTTTTCTGAGCACttacagaaaaaatataaaaaagctaAATTTTATGGTTACCTGTTCTAG
- a CDS encoding WD repeat-containing protein: MQKNCAIKNDGLKIGILFDKRRTKAHKIKTDNKTKRRSTELPKQKKMTAISTNKNASITKTAINSTPHSMFDRCVASLKGNNYPVSVCVNGKYGIIAVSCNNGNLQVYKIKKEGTNNIILTKKLDEVFSCIDIDKDACHLIAVSELYSTLRIFKIETTENGIKNLHLTLNGRKELHKRNVKFLYVHNNSFILTGAELDDTEVKLWNMKGELLKTLSIKQVYNHDYAISKTPRFFGVACWSADIKVFEIKLKENVFQNIEKVIDLKTKSGTKCLCFSNNEEKAFLIDKNGILAVYNLNIRYKLQEESKILYQKDLKEDNFEDFSRICMSGEANHLIVISGLHLIILRQENLQIVNKIINAHACEIFGVLPIPDSSLFLTWANDGYIKLWNISKI, encoded by the exons ATGCAGAAAAACTGtgcaataaaaaatgatggtTTAAAAATTG GAATTCTATTTGACAAAAGGAGAACAAAAGCGCATAAGATAAAAACAGATAATAAAACTAAGCGTAGAAGTACAGAATTACctaaacagaaaaaaatgacaGCCATTAGTACTAATAAAAATGCTTCGATTACAAAAACAGCAATAAATAGCACTCCACATTCTATGTTCGATAGATGTGTTGCTTCTTTAAAGGGAAACAACTATCCTGTGAGTGTATGCGTAAATGGAAAATATG GCATCATTGCGGTCAGCTGTAACAATGGCAACTTACaagtttataaaattaaaaaggaaggGACGAACAACATTATTTTAACGAAAAAATTAGATGAAGTGTTTAGCTGCATCGATATAGATAAAGATGCATGTCATTTAATTGCTGTTAGTGAGTTATATTCGACATTAAGGATATTCAAAATAGAGACAACCGAAAATGGAATCAAAAACCTACACTTAACATTAAATGGAAGAAAAGAATTACATAAAAGAAATGTCAAATTTCTCtatgttcataataattcttttattcttACGGGAGCAGAGTTAGATGACACAGAAGTAAAACTATGGAATATGAAAGGAGAGCTTTTAAAAACTTTAAGTATTAAACAAGTATACAATCATGATTATGCTATATCCAAAACGCCAAG gtTTTTCGGTGTTGCCTGTTGGTCAGCTGATATTAAAGTATTTGAGATAAAACtaaaagaaaatgtatttcaaaatatagaGAAAGTTATAGACTTAAAAACTAAATCAGGGACAAAATGTTTATGTTTTagtaataatgaagaaaaagcaTTTCTTATTGACAAGAATGGAATTTTAGCAGTTTATAACCTGAACATACGATATAAG CTGCAAGAAGAGTCCAAAATTTTGTATCAAAAGGACCTCAAGGAAGACAATTTTGAGGATTTTTCAAGAATTT GTATGTCTGGTGAAGCCAACCATTTAATTGTAATTTCTGGTCTTCATTTGATAATTCTGAGGCAGGAAAATTTACAA AtcgtaaataaaataattaatgctCATGCGTGTGAAATTTTTGGGGTCCTCCCAATTCCTGATTCTTCCCTTTTTCTTACATGGGCA aaTGATGGCTACATAAAATTATGGAATATATCaaagatataa